A window of the Erpetoichthys calabaricus chromosome 10, fErpCal1.3, whole genome shotgun sequence genome harbors these coding sequences:
- the mrpl55 gene encoding 39S ribosomal protein L55, mitochondrial isoform X2 — MAAQRLLSAAKSTGRFLQNNDLFRHFPGTCSFHDSMATCGSNRTSIVRCGRQTYARFYPVVLVRADGSTVNMRYKEPKRIIMMPLDISTLSEADRKATLRRRELRKGAAKPEKPEYEDEFKIDDYSKFWKKK; from the exons ATGGCAGCGCAAAGGCTCCTGAGCGCGGCGAAGTCAACCGGCAG ATTCTTGCAGAACAATGACTTATTTCGACACTTTCCTGGGACGTGTTCATTTCATGACTCCATGGCTACTTGTGGCTCCAACAGAACCTCCATAGTGCGTTGTGGACGACAGACCTACGCGAGGTTTTACCCCGTCGTCCTGGTCCGAGCAGATGGGTCCACCGTCAACATGCGGTACAAAGAGCCCAAGAGGATCATTATG ATGCCGCTGGATATCTCCACTCTGTCTGAAGCGGACAGGAAGGCCACCCTGCGGAGACGAGAGCTGAGGAAGGGTGCAGCCAAACCGGAGAAGCCAGAATACGAGGATGAATTTAAAATAGACGACTAcagcaaattctggaaaaagaaatga